One segment of Candidatus Polarisedimenticolaceae bacterium DNA contains the following:
- a CDS encoding efflux RND transporter periplasmic adaptor subunit: MKKVLSVLAALALAAVFVGTIAYLWKKSRKPPEVWETASPFVTDIVSKTVATGSVVPRKEVEIKPQVSGILEALLVEPGDVVRRGDVLARIRVVPNMASLAAAENRVARARIDLENAEREFERQRLLREEGILSDETFRRTELERSRARAEVQAATDTLDVVLKGTTKRAGDTSNTLVRATVDGTVLDVPAEEGRSVIESNTFNDGTTVATLADMSELVFEGKVDESEVGKLRPGMSLVLTIGAIEGKSFAATLEYIAPKGKEENGAIQFEIRAALSKDPGALIRANYSANADIVLDRRDKVLAIDEGLLKFEGAQAWVEVETAPQRFERRDVRTGLSDGISIEILEGLTEKDRVKSKAVTAAPRAS, translated from the coding sequence ATGAAGAAGGTGCTGTCCGTCCTGGCCGCGCTCGCGCTCGCCGCCGTGTTCGTCGGCACGATCGCCTACCTCTGGAAGAAATCGCGGAAACCCCCCGAGGTCTGGGAGACCGCGTCCCCGTTCGTCACCGACATCGTCAGCAAGACGGTGGCGACCGGCTCCGTCGTCCCCCGCAAGGAGGTCGAGATCAAGCCGCAGGTGTCGGGGATCCTGGAGGCGCTGCTCGTGGAGCCGGGCGACGTCGTGCGCCGCGGGGACGTCCTCGCGCGCATCCGCGTCGTGCCGAACATGGCGAGCCTCGCCGCCGCGGAGAACCGCGTCGCGCGCGCGCGGATCGACCTCGAGAACGCCGAGCGGGAGTTCGAGCGGCAGCGCCTGCTCCGCGAGGAGGGGATCCTCTCCGACGAGACCTTCCGCCGCACGGAGCTCGAGCGCTCGAGGGCGCGCGCCGAGGTCCAGGCGGCGACCGACACGCTCGACGTCGTGCTCAAGGGGACGACGAAGCGGGCGGGGGACACGTCGAACACGCTCGTCCGCGCGACGGTCGACGGCACGGTCCTCGACGTCCCCGCGGAGGAGGGGCGGTCGGTGATCGAGTCGAACACCTTCAACGACGGGACCACCGTCGCGACGCTGGCGGACATGTCCGAGCTCGTCTTCGAGGGAAAGGTCGACGAATCCGAGGTCGGAAAGCTCCGCCCCGGCATGAGCCTCGTGCTCACGATCGGCGCGATCGAGGGGAAGAGCTTCGCGGCGACCCTCGAGTACATCGCCCCGAAGGGGAAGGAGGAGAACGGCGCGATCCAGTTCGAGATCCGCGCCGCGCTCTCGAAGGACCCCGGGGCGCTGATCCGCGCGAACTACAGCGCGAACGCCGACATCGTGCTCGATCGCCGGGACAAGGTCCTGGCCATCGACGAGGGGCTCTTGAAGTTCGAGGGGGCGCAGGCCTGGGTCGAGGTCGAGACCGCGCCCCAGCGCTTCGAGCGTCGCGACGTCCGGACGGGGCTGTCGGACGGGATCTCGATCGAGATCCTCGAAGGCCTGACCGAGAAGGACCGGGTCAAGAGCAAGGCGGTGACGGCCGCTCCGCGCGCATCCTGA
- a CDS encoding ABC transporter permease, which yields MSVLDRDHWHEIWEALRGNKVRTLLTAFGVFWGIFLLMVMMGSGNGLERGAMEGFSGGATNSLFVWSQRTTKPWKGMPVGRELDLTDADVAAVRQKVPEAEIVAPRNQLGGFGGGNNVVRRNRSGGFSVMGDVPELARIQTVPLVEGRFLNPIDVADRRKVAVIGTRVRELLFERGESPLSKEIRIQGVYFTVVGVFKSLQSGTRGDRETQTIYIPFSTFQQSFNYGNRVDWLAIKSRDDVPATVTEEKVKALLRARHAVSPDDARAFGSWNLEQEFRKFSGVFTGIRLLVWIVGIGTLAAGVIGVSNIMLVIVRERTHEIGVRRAVGATPFAITSQIVLEAVLLTAAAGYLGLVSGMLAMDGVAAAVANTDSMFFKRPGVEIATALQALGILIASGIAAGLMPAWRALKVPTVEALRSS from the coding sequence ATGAGCGTTCTCGACCGCGACCACTGGCACGAGATCTGGGAGGCGCTGCGGGGCAACAAGGTCCGGACGCTCCTGACCGCGTTCGGAGTCTTCTGGGGGATCTTCCTGCTGATGGTGATGATGGGCTCGGGGAACGGACTCGAGCGCGGCGCGATGGAGGGATTCTCGGGGGGAGCCACCAACAGCCTGTTCGTCTGGAGCCAGCGCACCACGAAGCCCTGGAAGGGGATGCCGGTCGGCCGCGAGCTCGACCTCACCGACGCGGACGTCGCCGCCGTGCGCCAGAAGGTGCCGGAGGCCGAGATCGTCGCGCCGCGCAACCAGCTCGGCGGGTTCGGCGGAGGCAACAACGTGGTGCGCCGGAACCGCTCGGGCGGCTTCAGCGTGATGGGGGACGTGCCCGAGCTCGCGCGCATCCAGACGGTGCCGCTGGTGGAGGGGCGCTTCCTCAACCCCATCGACGTCGCCGATCGCCGCAAGGTCGCGGTCATCGGCACGCGGGTCCGCGAGCTGCTCTTCGAGCGCGGCGAGTCGCCCCTCTCGAAGGAGATCCGGATCCAGGGCGTCTACTTCACGGTGGTCGGCGTCTTCAAGTCGCTCCAGAGCGGCACGCGCGGCGATCGCGAGACGCAGACGATCTACATCCCCTTCTCGACCTTCCAGCAGTCCTTCAACTACGGGAACCGCGTGGACTGGCTCGCGATCAAGTCTCGCGACGACGTGCCCGCGACGGTGACGGAGGAGAAGGTGAAGGCGCTGCTGCGCGCCCGGCACGCCGTCTCCCCCGACGACGCCCGCGCCTTCGGCTCGTGGAACCTGGAGCAGGAGTTCCGGAAGTTCTCGGGCGTCTTCACGGGCATCCGCCTTCTGGTCTGGATCGTCGGCATCGGCACGCTCGCCGCCGGAGTCATCGGGGTGAGCAACATCATGCTCGTCATCGTCCGCGAGCGGACGCACGAGATCGGTGTGCGCCGCGCCGTGGGGGCCACGCCGTTCGCGATCACGAGCCAGATCGTCCTCGAGGCGGTGCTGCTCACCGCCGCGGCGGGGTACCTCGGCCTCGTGTCGGGGATGCTCGCGATGGACGGGGTCGCGGCGGCGGTCGCGAACACCGATTCGATGTTCTTCAAGCGCCCCGGGGTGGAGATCGCGACCGCCCTGCAGGCGCTTGGCATCCTGATCGCGTCCGGCATCGCCGCGGGGCTGATGCCCGCGTGGCGCGCCCTGAAGGTCCCCACCGTGGAGGCGCTTCGATCGTCATGA